The following coding sequences are from one Formosa haliotis window:
- a CDS encoding ATPase: MINLYKIKEGDVEYTLGRFNGDTVTYDFKNILVYLEAKGKILFGEHFEIHKEDHKLLLKLCCYFIQDKDYCKANGIDLNKGILLSGPVGCGKTSLMNLLRNLSLKPKMFEIIAARNIVFAYNHLGTKTIQDFGNNKCYCFDDLGIEPIGKYYGNTYNVMGEVLLSRYELFLETKIKTHITTNLNASEIEERYGSRVRSRMRQLFNQLTFSETTKDKRK; the protein is encoded by the coding sequence ATGATCAACCTCTATAAAATAAAAGAAGGTGACGTAGAATATACACTTGGCAGATTTAACGGTGATACTGTAACCTACGATTTTAAGAATATCTTGGTTTATTTGGAAGCCAAAGGTAAAATTCTATTTGGTGAACATTTTGAAATTCATAAAGAAGACCACAAACTGCTTTTAAAATTATGTTGTTATTTCATCCAAGATAAGGATTACTGTAAAGCCAACGGAATCGATTTAAACAAAGGCATTTTACTTTCTGGTCCTGTTGGTTGTGGCAAAACCAGCCTTATGAATTTACTGCGAAATCTGTCTCTTAAACCAAAGATGTTTGAAATAATTGCTGCCAGGAATATTGTATTTGCATACAATCATTTGGGAACAAAAACCATTCAAGATTTCGGAAACAACAAATGTTATTGTTTCGATGATTTAGGTATAGAACCAATAGGCAAATACTATGGAAACACATACAACGTAATGGGAGAAGTGCTTCTTTCTAGGTATGAATTGTTTCTAGAAACAAAGATTAAAACGCATATAACTACAAACCTAAACGCCAGTGAAATTGAAGAACGCTACGGATCTAGAGTCCGTTCTAGAATGCGACAATTATTTAATCAATTGACCTTTAGCGAAACCACAAAAGATAAACGTAAATAA
- a CDS encoding helix-turn-helix domain-containing protein, whose product MAKQEITKADLQEFKCDLLQDIKLLLSNKNPISDIKQLLRSSDVMDLLGITSVTLMNLRSNGTIPYTKVGRIIYYELQDIQNIIDDNRIDNQN is encoded by the coding sequence ATGGCAAAACAAGAAATTACTAAAGCAGATCTCCAAGAATTCAAATGCGATCTTCTACAAGACATTAAACTTCTATTATCCAATAAAAATCCAATTAGCGACATCAAACAATTATTACGATCTTCAGATGTTATGGATTTATTAGGAATAACCTCGGTAACACTCATGAATTTAAGATCTAACGGTACCATTCCCTATACAAAAGTTGGTAGGATTATTTATTATGAATTACAAGATATTCAAAACATAATAGATGATAATCGCATTGATAATCAAAACTAA
- a CDS encoding RteC domain-containing protein, translating into MKFTLEIEKLNEELIAIHENSFTILKEANLSIIVCEKLLQKLKGDLTKHTFTSETEEIHFFKVTKQIPLIKYIYFSEIRSFEIRYPKIDCLAQKSYLNKNFDQVNTFIHNNSEFIQYIELEQTHLDSFYFLQKHLDKYSLSYIKNYYNDKDFSTPKDNILAQYKAYLLFIKYLNKRQSTGLNSISDYTTLKWTGPTVAFVELAYALYLNKCINNGNLTLIEFSRALATIFNIPNPPIYKKFSEIKSRTKCKTKYLNELSMNVINYIENSDL; encoded by the coding sequence ATGAAGTTTACACTAGAAATTGAAAAACTAAATGAAGAACTAATAGCTATTCACGAAAATTCCTTTACTATTTTAAAAGAAGCAAATTTATCTATTATTGTATGTGAAAAATTACTGCAGAAATTAAAAGGCGATTTAACAAAGCATACTTTCACTTCTGAAACTGAAGAAATACACTTTTTTAAAGTAACAAAACAAATACCTCTTATAAAATATATCTATTTCTCTGAAATACGTTCCTTTGAAATTCGATATCCCAAAATAGATTGCTTAGCTCAGAAAAGTTACTTGAACAAAAATTTTGATCAGGTGAACACCTTTATTCACAATAATTCTGAATTTATACAATATATAGAATTAGAACAAACCCATTTAGACTCCTTCTATTTCCTACAGAAACATCTTGATAAATATTCACTTTCTTATATAAAAAACTACTACAACGACAAAGATTTCTCGACACCTAAAGATAATATACTCGCACAATACAAGGCCTACTTATTATTTATAAAGTATTTAAACAAAAGGCAATCTACAGGACTTAACAGTATTTCCGACTACACTACTTTAAAATGGACAGGACCAACAGTAGCATTTGTTGAGCTAGCTTATGCACTCTACTTAAATAAATGTATAAATAATGGCAACCTGACCCTTATAGAGTTTTCGAGAGCATTGGCTACCATTTTTAATATACCTAACCCACCTATTTATAAAAAGTTTTCTGAGATAAAATCTAGAACAAAGTGTAAAACTAAATATCTCAATGAACTTTCTATGAATGTTATAAATTACATTGAAAATTCAGATTTATAA
- a CDS encoding helix-turn-helix transcriptional regulator, with product MLLTLQYQVPEYFRYNLPFHWIIAFICSLLVLLFIFQVTRTLIYHKKNLSSKLRYLILIFVFLVYELSSGILPNKSIPFSVFIQETIKYAIGINLCLFVVWYITKEFKIMSSNKFFQIKCLTYIMLVNFIFGYIMVFTFTHSLTISKHIFLITPTILACSFFYYLLKNVLKNVTHKRHFKYRPYLVIIAYVGLLFLPIFSYLNTAAVIKLSVIILSFICITIMEIHSYLYRLKYEHKNLELHPFISSFTNRENEIAIHILNNHDYKHIANNLFISKSTVRKHASNLFAKTKTTDIKSFRKKFNK from the coding sequence ATGCTATTAACCTTACAGTACCAGGTGCCTGAATATTTCAGGTACAATCTTCCATTTCATTGGATTATCGCTTTTATTTGTTCCCTCTTAGTTTTATTATTCATTTTTCAAGTCACTAGAACACTCATATATCATAAAAAGAATTTAAGCTCCAAGCTACGTTACCTAATTTTGATTTTTGTTTTTTTAGTCTATGAGTTGTCTAGTGGCATTCTTCCCAATAAATCTATCCCCTTTTCAGTTTTTATTCAAGAAACAATAAAATATGCTATAGGGATAAATCTATGCTTATTTGTGGTTTGGTATATCACCAAAGAATTTAAAATTATGTCCTCAAATAAGTTTTTTCAAATTAAATGCTTGACCTACATTATGCTGGTTAATTTTATATTTGGTTATATAATGGTGTTTACTTTCACACATTCCCTAACAATATCAAAACATATATTCCTTATTACCCCAACTATTCTAGCTTGTTCTTTTTTTTATTATCTACTTAAAAATGTATTAAAAAACGTCACCCATAAAAGACATTTTAAATACAGACCCTATCTCGTTATAATAGCATATGTTGGTTTATTATTTTTACCAATTTTCTCATATTTAAATACAGCTGCTGTAATTAAACTAAGTGTTATTATACTTTCGTTTATATGTATTACAATAATGGAAATTCATAGTTATTTATATCGACTCAAATATGAACATAAAAACTTAGAGTTACATCCATTTATATCAAGTTTCACCAATAGAGAAAATGAAATTGCAATACATATATTAAATAATCATGATTATAAACATATTGCAAACAATCTATTTATTTCGAAAAGCACAGTTAGAAAACATGCTTCAAACCTCTTTGCTAAGACAAAAACCACTGATATAAAATCTTTCAGAAAAAAATTTAATAAATAA